ATAAAGATTAAAACATGTCAGTAGAGCATGTTTGATTCTTCATTGCTGTTTACCGGTGCAACAAAGCACATCTTTTGCTTCCAGTTAAGTACAATGTTAGCCTaacatttggatgcatagatagaCCATTAGATATCCTCTGCGCAACATGACATCGCCAAATAAGTTTAGGACACTAAAACCAAACCATTTCCCAACCCTCTCATACATCCTCACTCATGAGCCATCGGATTTTGTGTTTGGAATGTCCATGGCCGTTTGATCTGAGTTCAGATTTGTGAATTGAGCCCAATGCCCTAATCCGCTACTACTACTCCCATAGCATTTTTGGAAGCCGGTGGTTAATATGAGTATGTGATTGTACCGTTGACCCGTTAAGAATATTTTTGGGCGAGACCCCGCACCCATCAATCCTATTCGGTTTTTGGGATACCGGACATCCGAATTGGTTCGTGGACATTTGATGATCCCCATTGAATGGATGACCAAATGTGTCTTGTAGACTATTTGGTTTGGACATTTAGGGGGCAGAATTGGAGTGCTGCGTTGGAGTTTCCCTAACCGTCGATGCCATCTATGCATGTATCGACGCATGGAAAGCGGAGCCCAAGTGCGAGTGTCACCTCCGCAAAAGTTGGGCAACCGTCGCGGGATGGCCGGTTGTTATCCGTAGAACACATACGCGCCCATCGTGACGAGGCAAGCGGCGAGAAGGACGATGGATAAGTTGTGCCGTTGCGAAATCGGTTGCTGAGGGTTGGTTGAACCAATCGACCAGGGAAAAAACACAACAACACCTCTACGATGCGGGGCCATCTATATGACATCATAATGGGCCATGATAATCCTAGTCTCCATCGTTTATTTAACCGGGCACGGCAATTCGCGTGTACACAACAACATATATAATCTTCTTTTTAATGAAAGGgggttgcccccccccccccccccccgcgcccaaTTTTATTGAAGCAGAACGCAACCAGTTCACAGACTACAAAGTTTTAGGCATCGATGACCATACAGAGCATCTAGCTCAAAAAGATAAAGGCTACAACTAACAGGGTAAGCCAAGTCCAGGACACAAACTTGTCCACAATGAAGACCCAGAGAACCAACAAGAAAACAGGAAAATGAGGAAGAGCGGGGTAGCAAAGCTTCATCCTCTCCCGTGTCCTGATTGTTCAGTTGGTCTCCCCCAGCCTCATCACCAAGTGATCCGGAGGAGTTCCCCACGCCGCTTGTCCAGCAGTTGGATGCATCGTTGCAGTAGAGTTGCTTGCCCATTGTCGCAGAGAACCTTCCACTGGTGTAAATAACAGCGTAGTTTTGCAAGAATGCATTTCACACTTCTCCATTTGTGTCCCTGAAAACAAAATTTGTTTCTCAGTCTCCACAAGCTCCACAAGGTAGCAGTTGTTATCAGATTCAAAACAGCTTTTTCTTTATGCATATGCCAGAAGGCCATAACTTTTTTCAAACACGATATGCTATAAATATTAAACATTTCTGCAACAAGGTTCCAAACTTGCAACAAGGTTCCAAACTTGTTGGGCCACCACACAGTCAAACAGCAGGTGTTGAACAGTTTCAGGTTCAGAGTAAAATAAACAGGAAGGATCTTCCACTTCCCTTCTCTTCGCAAGATTATCTCTAGTAAGTATTTTATTGTGAATACACAGCCACAGGAAGATATGAATGTTCTGTGGACATAGGATTTTCCACATTTTTGTACTAACACTAGAAGCTATTCCACCAAAATTGATCTGTTTATAAAAGGATTTAACTGAAAAAGTCCCACTAGGTTCTAGCCCCCAAATGGGGGTGTCCGCTTCATCTGATGGAGGGCACTGTTTGATCAAACAAACAAGTTGATCCCAACGATTCATCCCCAGCATGTCCACACATCTCCTAAATGTTAATTTCAAATCATTCCCATCCCAGACTTGGGCTACAGTACTATCAACCTGGTTACAAATACAAAACAAGTCCCAGAACTGCACTTTAAGGGAACAATCCCCAGCCCACACATCATGCCAGAAACTAATGAGTTTTCCATCACCCAGCTTCCATTTATAAAATGTTTTTGTAGCTGCCATTGCCCAAGTAATGCTCTTCCAAAAGGTAGAGCCCCCTTCACTTTTAGCCCAGAGGAGGTTTGGGGAATTAATTCTATATTTATAGAGAAGAAGTCTAGCCCAATCAGAGTCAGGATTATTAAAAAATCTTTTACCCCAAGAAGCTAATAATGCCATATTATATTCCTTAATATTGGGTACCCCCAAACCTCCAAACATCTTCCTCCTAGTAATTAAACCCCAATTAGCCAGGTGGTATTTGTGTTGATCACCCATATTTCCGCAAAAGAAGTGAGCCATTTGTGAGTTAATGGCATTGATTGCCCACTTAGGAAGCTTAATCACAGACATCAAGTAAGCAGGAATGCTAACAACACAAGCACACAACAAAATAATTTTTCCTTTATAAGTAAGATATCTCCCAGCCAGCCAGAGATCCCTTTAATGATTCTATGAATGATAGGTTGGAGATCCTCTCTTTTTAATTTATCATATTGCAGAGGCACTGCCAAATACTTAATAGGAAAAGATCATTTTTTACAATAGAAAATTTGAGCAAATTCACTAGCAACTGTATCATCTACATTTATAGTCATGAGATCACTTTTGTGGAAGTTGATTTTCATACCAGATAAGTTTTCAAAACATGACAAAAGCCATTTAAAATTCCTTGCTTTCTGAGTAGATTTTTCCAAGAAGAGTATGGTGTCATCTGCATATTGAAGACTAACCACACCTCCGGGGATCACATGGGGCAGAAGCCCAGAAATTAGATTTTGAGAAGTAGCTTTCTTGAGCATCTTTGTAAAAACATCAGCCACAAGGTTAAACAGCAGGGGAGAGTGCGGGTCCCCTTGTTTGAGACCTTTCCCTCCTACAAAGTAGGGGCCAGTGGTGTCATTAATCCTCACACTAAAAGTGCTATTAACAAGCGTGCTCTTAATCCAAGCAATCCATTTAGGACCAAATCCTCTCGAATGAAGCATGTCAAACAAGAATTCCCAGCTAACCCTATCATATGCCTTCTCGTAATCTAGTTTGAGAACCAGACCCTGGGAGCCTGATTTTTTAATTTCATGAATCACTTCATGGGCCATAACCACGCTCTCTAAGATATACCTCCCTTTAATGAAAGCAGTTTGGTTAGACGAGATCAATCTGCGTCCCATAGGGGAAACCCTATTTGTCATGGCTTTGGAGAAGATTTTTATCCCACAATTACTCAAGCTAATAGGACGAAACTTCTTCATCTCTCTGGCATCTGCCTCTTTAGGAATGAGAACAATCAGAGCAAAATTTAAAGCTGTAGGTCCAGCTTCCCCTCTTCAAAGTCTCTAACTAGGGCCATGAAATATGTTTTAATAACTTCCCAAAAAGTTTGGTAGAACAAGAAGGATAACCCATCAGGGCCAGGGGCACCATGGGCATAAGAGCCAAAGATGGCCTCCTTAATTTCCTCCTCGGAAAAGCTCTTTTGTAAGTGCTCATTTTCTTCCTGAGTAACTAATTCATCTTCCTCCCAAAAGGAAGGGCCAAGACAGATATTATGTTTGTTCTCAAAACATAACAAATTTTTATAATAAGAAGTAGCCACCCCCAGCATTTCCTGAGTAGTATACACTGGGCCATTATCCCCAACCAGCTCAGATAAATGGTTTTTTCTATGTCTGTGATTGGCCATTGCATGAAAATATGCATTATTCTTATCCCCGTCAATAATTCGACGATCTCTGGAGCGTTGCCACAAGACAGTTTCCTCTTTGCTCCAGATCAGTGCGAGTTCTTCCCTAATTTCCTCCATCCTAATTTTATCTCCATCATCAATCTGGTTCCTCTCAGAGAATACGTCAAGAATATCAAATTCGAGCAAAAGCTCTCTCTTCTTTTTCTTAGTATCAGCCTCAATGTTAATACTCCAGCCTCTAGCTTTCTTCCTAAAAAGTTTACCTTTATTCATCCAAATATCCATAGCTGTTTTACCAGGAACCGAGGTGTTCCAAGTATCAATCACCATTTTTTTTAAATTAGGGTGGTCAAGCCACCATTTTTCAAAGCGAAAAATTCTCGGGGAGGTAACCCTCCAAGCCCCTGTGTCCAAAACCAATGGCGTATGATCACTCCCCACCCGGGGGAGCGCAGTAACCATTGACAAGGGGAAGTGGGCATCCCAGTTCAGAGAAACAAAAATCCTATCTATAGTTGCAAAAATGGGATCATCTTGATTATTACTCCAAGTAAATTTCCTATTAGCAACATTGATTTCCATAAGACACCATTTATTAATCCAGTCATTGAAGAGGTACGTAAACTGATTGTTAATAATACCATTGTTCTTGTCAGCCGTGGACCTAACAAGATTAAAATCCCCTCCCAGCAAAACTGGATAAGTGAGCCCATCCATGACCTCATGTAATTCAGCAAAGAATTCAAGCTTAAGCTCATTATAAGAAGTACCATAAATAGCAACAAGGTGCCAAACAAAACCATCTGATTTATTCTTCAGAGTTGCAACAGTGCAAAACTTCTTATTAACAAACCCAATCACTTTGAATAAATCACTTTTGAGACCCACAAGGATCCCACCAGCTGTGTTGATAGCACGGAGATAATGCCAGTCAAAAGCTATTCTACCAGAAATACTATTGAGGATATGAGTATCAATGATCTCTTTTTTGGTTTCAGAGAAACACAGGAAATCAATCTGATTGCTAGAAATAAAATCTCCTAGGCACTGAATCTTACCAGGTTGACCTAAACCACGAATGTTCCAGAAAGCTCCTATCATTTAAATTTAAAAGGATGGGATAAGCCACAAGGCTTTTTCTTGGTGTTCAAGGTAGGACATTCCACAACTGAACCAGCAGTGCCAACTGGATCAGTATCTGGTGTATCCTTTTGTTCAGAAACAGGGTTAAAGTCATTCACTTCTACCAAATCTAAGTTATCAGGGAGAACAATCTCTGGATTTTCATCAGCAAATTGCAAGCATCTAAGTTTCTCATTGTTAATAAGGTCAAGAATAATATTCTTTCGTTCTTCCTCATTACTACCAATGCATAAATCAACTTTAGAAGTATGAGAAGCAAGTTCATTAGGATCAAGGGTGGCAAATGATTTACCTTTAAATGTGGCTGGTATTTCCAAATTCTTCTTCATCATGTATGCAGATGCCTTGTCCATGATCTTAATGTTCCCATGAGTTCTGGTCCTTGGTTTATCAGCAAGCACTGGGCCCCAGGTAGGTGAGTTTTTGGTGTTGATTTTTTTCTTGACCACAGTGTCTGCTCTTTCCAGAGAATCAAGTAGTGATCTTTTGACTGAATTCATTGCCAGAGTCAGATCTTCTGGTAAACATTCCATTTCCATATTGATGTTATCCTCCTCCACATCAGATTCCTCCATCTCAAACTTGCTAAGTTGTTCGGAACAGTAGTCCAGATGGACTGACAGAGCATCAGTTTTTTCAAACCTCGAACTTGGTTCAATTTCATTTCCATTAACTTTCACTGGTGTCAAGGTTTTGAAGTCACCAGAGATCATTTCTTGCATTGCATTAATTGTGTTAGCTGAACGAGCTGCCACTGCAGAAGCAGTCACCTAAGAAATAGTTTTGTTCGAGCTAGTTGGTTTATCAGTCTTGGTAGGAAAATTGGCCTTGTCCAATTCATCAATTgcctcatcatcatcttcttccatGCCCTCCTTATCCTCAGCACCCTTACTGTTATTCTCCTCATTTCCTTCAAGATTGTCCAGACCTAGATCATCATCACCTCCATCATTGTCCTCATCAATCTGCTCAAACCCTTCTACTGTAAAAACAGCAGGTACAGTTTCTTTTTCATCTCCACCAATCTCCCAAAAGGAATTTTCCTTGGATCTTTGCAGGCAACCTTGACTCGAATTTTTTCATAAAAGCTATTGAAAAAACCATTCCAGTCCACATCCACAAGGATACCAAAGCAAGCAGTAATCTGGGCAAATACTTTCCATGCACACCACTTAGGTGGAATACCATCAATCTGCACCCAGGCTTCAGTAAGTGCCCCAAACTCATCCAACATACCTTCCCATTCATAGATCTTAACAGATACTCGAGCAATAGGCAGCTCAAAAGGAGGGAATTCAATTAGGTCATCCACATTCTTCCAAGGTGGAACCTCGCCTTTGACCACCTTGAGAAGAGCACAATTTTTGTAATTCAGCCAACTAGACTCGGCTGCCACAGGAACTTCAATGTGATAAAACCCCAGCCCAGAAGCAGCACTACCAAAATAAGTGGCAGCAGGCTGTGGTTTTGCCCAAGCAGCGCAGTTGTTAACATTATGGTTCCCAGCGCAAATAAAACACATTTTTGGCTCCACACAATTCCCCACATAGTGACCAGGCCAACTGCAATTGAAGCAGATCATATCTTTGTATTTTGGATCCAGAGGCTGTACCATTGGGGGTGGTGGGAGAGGTGGTGGGGCAGCGGCAACCGGAGGGACAACTTGGGCTTGGTTCCCCTGATTTGACTTGAAGATGGTAGGGGTAGGATCAAATGGACCAACAGACGAAATTGGGAAGCAGTCTTGGACCGAAAACTTGTTTGATTGGAACAGATCTTTCCTCACCCAAAACAGTTTGGGGATGGCGTATTTAGGGTTTGGAGGTAGCTGCCTAGGTTTATGTAGGCGGCGGCTGCGGGTTGGGGGAGGGATAACCCAGAGCTGACCCCGTTTGCCGAAGCAGAAAACGTCTTTCGAGTCCCCGCTTTCTTCTCAACCACACATCCCCACATATATAATCTTTGTAAAATGGAACACAACAAACATATAGTTTAGCTAGCAAGCGCGAAGTGAACTTGAGCTTGGACTTGGAAAGGAGGATTCTTGTGTGTGGGAAGGAGGGGAGTACGAGCGGTGACTGGTAGGGCCAACGCGACATCCAAGGGGTGtgaacgaacgaacgaacgaagGAAGAGATAAAGAAAAGCACACGTGATGCACAACGCAATGACACAAAAATAAGCAAAGCAAGGGAAATCAATCCCAATCGCAATCGCAATAGCGGTGGTATCACTGCTGCCTGCCTGCCGGCCATCTACCTACCCAACACATCCATCCATCCTCTACCAGTCTAccgggaggagaggagaggagaagaaACCTGTAGCGGCACGCACCCGCCCACGCCATTAATACCTCCCTACCTCCGTGCTCCGCCCAGACACCACACAACACCCTCGTGCTTCTCGCCCCGCCCCCAACCACCCACGCGCCGGCAGCGAGAGCTAGGAGGACTAAGATGGCGGCGGACGGCGGAGGGGAGCCGGACCACCTGGCGGGGGAGAGGGCGACGGCGCAGTTCGACGTCGACGGCATGAAGGTCGCCTGGGCCGGCTCCCGCCACGCCGTCGAGGTCGCCGACCGCATGGCCCGACTCGTGGCCTCAGACCCCGTAAGAGCAGCAGCAACCCCAATTCCGCCGATCTCCCTCTGTTCCCCTCCATGGACGGGCATGATTGATAGATCTCACTTGTCCAGATTGGATTCCACTAGATGCGTGTTCGTCCCCACCTACCACACCTCCCCGGCCCCGGGATGGGACACCAAGCAGCGACTAGTAGTATTTATTCAGTACCACTACAATTATTCACCAATTCGTCACCCTGCCTGCTTTGTTAATCCCCTTCGATTTGACTAAGATTTTGCAACATAACACTGGACGGATTGATTCGGTCCAGCCCACCGCACTACCGGAGGCAGGATTCATTCAGTCATGCCTTTTTTTCCGACCCGATTCGGTTGCTTGGTACTACTAGTATATTCCATTCAAGAGGGGACAAGCTGTGCAGCGCATAAGAATTCTCTGTATGTAGCACGCAGCTAGTTTAGCAAAACCACTGGATGTGGCTGCCAACTTCAGCCATGATCGCACACAGCTTTGGATGCTCCACCTCCCTGATCTGGTTGTGATTTGCACCAGGAATATATGCTCAAGGATTCCACTCATTCTCAACTTTTTAATTCAGTACCCCCTTCTGATTGGCGTTTCATGACTTACAGCAAATAGCTTTCATGATCATGTTTATTCACTTATCAGAATGCGTATGCTGTGCTTCTCCTGTTGGAAGCTTGACAGTCTACTCATTGTATGGCCAATGGTCAGATACTGCCACAACTACCTTTTACTTTCCATTTTCCCAGACTCTTCTTAGCAAACGTTGTTAACACGGAACCAAACTGTCGCCTAGTTTTGGATCCTGTACTGTCTGCAAGATGGATGTTCGTATCAGGTTGAAGCATGTTTTATTCACGTGAGGATGACGGCTGCCAGGATTGGTTTGCTTATATTGAATTCCTTTCCAGGTGTTCCGCAAGGATACCAGGACGATGCTCTCCAGGAAGGAGCTGTTCAAggacacgctcaagaaggcggcgCACGCCTGGAAGCGCATTGTCGAGCTGCGTCTCACAGGTCCTGCAGATGCCCAACACCAACCCCAAGCTTTCTCCACCATTTATTTGTGACCTGGGTTTATTATTACCCTTGACTGATGTACTGCCGTGTTCTTTTTTGTGGATTAACAGAGGAGGAAGCAAACTTGCTGAGGCTGTACGTTGACCAGCCCGGTTATGTCGATCTCCATTGGGTATGTCTATCCATTCTTTATATACTCATTACTCAGTATGTATAATGTTCACACATTTGGCTGTTCTTCACTTGTCTTATGTGCTCTACGGGTTGCTTCTCATGTAGATGTAGAATCCTTTGCCACTTCGGGTCTACCTtttagaagtagtttattttagAAAAAACATACCACGTTGGTCAACAGATAGATTCTCTTTGTGCAGGCTTCATCCACATTTTTGAATTCTGATAAGTAAATCCTCAGTGTGCTTCAGATATCTTTGATTTTATGACTGCAACTAATAGAATATAAATTATTTATGACTGCAGGGCATGTTTGTTCCTGCCATAAAAGGGCAAGGGACCGAGGAGCAACAGAAGAAATGGTTACCTATGGCGTACAAGTTCCAAATAATCGGATGCTATGCTCAGACTGAACTTGGTCATGGTTCAAATGTTCAGGGTCTCGAGACAACTGCCACATTTGATCCAAGTACCGATGAGTTTGTTATGCACAGCCCGACTCTGACCTCTAGCAAGGTAACATTTTATAAACCTGCTTATATaatttacttatttattttagGACTTTGCTTCCTTAGTTATATTTCCTCAGCAATCCGAAATTTCTCAAGGGCCTCCTTTAGTGGCTCATGATTTCCTCTCTCCGTGTGCAGTGGTGGCCTGGTGGCTTGGGAAAAGCTTCCACTCATGCAGTTGTGTATGCTCGTCTCATAACGGAAGGAAAAGACTATGGCATACATGGTGGAGCCTTTTGCATTTTTGGTGACGTTTAAATGGGCTTTTCCTTTACGAACTGTAACTCATGGACATCCACATTTCAGGTTTTATCGTGCAGTTGCGAAGCTTAGATGACCACTCTCCTCTTCCTGGTGTGACTCTCGGTGATATTGGTGGAAAGTTTGGCAGCGGGGCATATAACAGTATGGATAATGGTGTTCTGCGCTTCGACCATGTGCGCATCCCAAGGGATCAAATGTTGATGAGGTTGGTCTGTTGACATGCCTTTTGTTCTGCCACTTTCTGTGTTTACGAATATATCCTCTTAGTTTGCTGTAATTGCTCCTAAAACATGCCATGGTTATTTCTTCTAGGCTTTCCCAAGTTACAAGGGAGGGAAAGTATGTGCACTCAGATGTACCAAAGCAGCTGCTATACGGGACAATGGTTTATGTCCGTCAGACAATTGTCGCAGATGCTTCCAAGGCTTTGTCCCGTGCTGTTTGCATTGCTGTAAGGTATAGTGCTATCCGGAAGCAGTTCGGTTCCCAAGATGGTGGCCCTGAGACTCAGGTACTACAGTCAGCCTTTCTGATTGTCATTCTCAAGTAGTAATCTGTTACTCTGGCCAACACTCGGAACTAGAAGTAAAAGAAATTGGATAAATTGGCAAGACAACTTCCCACTACGAACAAGTGGCTAATGTATTTACACTGTTTACAGGTCCTCAATTACAAGACTCAACAGAGCAGGCTCTTCCCTTTGCTGGCTTCAGCTTATGCATATAGATTTGTGGGTCAGTGGTTGAAGTGGCTATACACGGATGTCAATCAGAAGCTGGAAGCTAAGGATTACTCAACACTGCCAGAGGCTCATGCCTGTACTGCTGGGCTCAAGTCCGTGACAACATCTGCAACAGCTGTATGTATAACCAATTATAATCCAGTAAAATAACGCCTTTAACAATTATTATACTTGTTAACTGGTTTATACTGATCGTGCAAATGGATGGAGCCTTCTGCTTTATCAGTTCATCTATATCTCATATTTTCTTATGGCATGTCAACAAAAAACTTAGTTCAAAATTTCCCCAATCTTCCATTTAGTTTGGTTGGAGCATGTAAAATAACAAACTGTCCAGTGACAGCTTAGAAATATGATTTGCATGCTGCATAATCTAGCCTTGCATTTCACAATCTATTGTTCTGTAATGATAAAAGCTAGCATCTCTGTTATGCAGGATGCGATTGAAGAATGCCGAAAGCTCTGTGGTGGGCATGGTTACCTGAACAGCAGTGGGCTCCCTGAACTTTTTGCGGTCTATGTTCCTGCCTGCACCTATGAAGGAGACAATGTCGTTTTGCTGTTGCAGGTTAGTGTCGTTTTGCGCCTGATCCGTTTAAACCTGTTTTTTGTACGTTGGTTCAGTATTGGCCAGTATAGTAGTATAATCACAACCTTTGGTGCTCTCTGTAGGTTGCAAGGTTTTTGATGAAGACGGTCTCTCAGGTGGCCGCTGGGAAGCAACCTGTCGGCACCATAGCTTACATGGGCAACATACAGCACTTGATGCAATGCAAAAGCGCTGTAAATACAGGTATTAGATGTCCAGGCAGACTCGTTATTATAACATAACTTGTGCAACTGTATGAGACGCTTTGTCTGGAGCTTCATTTTGGTGCAGCGATTGACATTCTGATTGATCGTCGTACTGATTCATGTATCAATGATTCTCCGCAGCTGAAGACTGGCTCAATCCCGCTGCCATAAAGGAGGTGTTTGAAGCTAGGGCCCTGAGGATGGCGGTGAACTGTGCCCAGAACATTAGCAAGGCGCCAAGCCAGGAAGAAGGTTGGTGTTGCACGTCCTCATCAGTAATTAGTAACATGAAAGCATGG
This sequence is a window from Aegilops tauschii subsp. strangulata cultivar AL8/78 chromosome 7, Aet v6.0, whole genome shotgun sequence. Protein-coding genes within it:
- the LOC109748134 gene encoding peroxisomal acyl-coenzyme A oxidase 1, encoding MAADGGGEPDHLAGERATAQFDVDGMKVAWAGSRHAVEVADRMARLVASDPVFRKDTRTMLSRKELFKDTLKKAAHAWKRIVELRLTEEEANLLRLYVDQPGYVDLHWGMFVPAIKGQGTEEQQKKWLPMAYKFQIIGCYAQTELGHGSNVQGLETTATFDPSTDEFVMHSPTLTSSKWWPGGLGKASTHAVVYARLITEGKDYGIHGFIVQLRSLDDHSPLPGVTLGDIGGKFGSGAYNSMDNGVLRFDHVRIPRDQMLMRLSQVTREGKYVHSDVPKQLLYGTMVYVRQTIVADASKALSRAVCIAVRYSAIRKQFGSQDGGPETQVLNYKTQQSRLFPLLASAYAYRFVGQWLKWLYTDVNQKLEAKDYSTLPEAHACTAGLKSVTTSATADAIEECRKLCGGHGYLNSSGLPELFAVYVPACTYEGDNVVLLLQVARFLMKTVSQVAAGKQPVGTIAYMGNIQHLMQCKSAVNTAEDWLNPAAIKEVFEARALRMAVNCAQNISKAPSQEEGFSELSPDLLEAAVAHVQLIIVTKFIEKLQEDIPGPGVKEQLQKLCSIYALHLLHKHLGDFLSTGCVTARQGALANELLGKLYAQVRPNAVALVDAFDYTDHYLGSVLGRYDGDVYPALYEEAWKDPLNETVVPDGYQEHLRPLLKQQLKLSRL